ACATGGTGACAGCCACCAAGCGCGTATCCAGCAAATCGCGCTGAAGTTTGCGGGTGGTGCGCATATCGGCTTGCAATAATTGCTCACCTTTGCGCACTTGAGCGGCTAAATCCACTTCCAAATTCACCAAATCGTTCAAGCTTTCCGCCAGTGAACGCGAGATGCGTTGGACTTCGGCGTATTGATCCATTTCCAACGGGTCAAAACCGGCAGCATTAGTGCTCGTTTTGCTGGCTTGCAAACGCTTGCTGCGCCCATCGTGAATGCGGGCTTCGCTTTCCACTTCCAAGGTACGGATTTGCTGACGCAAACGTGCCACGGTGCGTACCAATTCATCCACGTCCATCCCCATGCTGCTGAGGTGTTCGGACATGTGTACTTGTTGCACATTGAGTTCCACCACACGGTCGATCAGGTTATCCACAAACAAAGCGGGCAAACGGATGGTTTCGTGCGGGTTACTGACATTGGCGCTGCTGGAGGGGGTCGCATCCGGGGCAGGTGTGGGGCGAGAAGTGCTATCCAGCACACTAATATCGGGCAAACTGTCCGCTTGTTCTTGCAACAAACGCTCCAGCAAACTGCCGGATTCGGCCTGTGCAGCACGTTGCCGCACCCAAGCATCCGCTATCGGCGCAGGCATTGGTGCAACAAGCGGCGCTACTGCTGCGAGATTTGGCGGTTCTGCCACAACTGGCGTTGCCGGTATCATGCTAATGGGCGACGTATTGACGGGTGCGTTCGGTTGATTCAAGGCTTCCGTCAAGGTGTGCAAGCGATCAACCGCGACTTGCAAGTGCTCAATATCCGCATCCGATACCCGTCCAACCCCGTGCAAATGGCTTAACAGGGTTTCAGCGTCATGGCTGACATCGGCTAGTGAAGCCAATTGCGCCATGCGTGCGCCCCCTTTGAGGGTGTGAAATTCGCGTTCGAGTTCGCGGATAATGTCGCGCTCTTCCGGGGATTCCCGCAAATTTTCCAGATTACGGTCGAGCGCCTGAAGCTGTTCGGGGACTTCTTCCCAGAACAATTGCCAAATCATCCGCGATTCGGCATCGGCTTCCGCTGCATCATCGACTTCCGGTGCGGATTCTGGCGCTGGTTCCAGCGTCGTCACAAAATCAAATACAGGTTCGGAAGCAGGTGTAGGAACACTTTCCGGCTCAATATCACTAATGAAATCAAGCACTGATTCGGGTTCGGGCGCAGGAACGCTTTCCGGCTCAATATCACTAATGAAATCAAGCACAGGTTCAGGTAGCAGTTCGGGCAACGGTTCGGGTAGCAGTTCAGGCAACGGCGCGGGTTTTACGATAGGTTCTGCGGCGGAAAAATCCCACGTTTCCAGTGGCGCGGCTTCTGGCGGGAGTAAGACCGTTTCGGCTTCAGCAATGATGCGTTCAACCCGTGCATCTTTTTGTGAGGCGTTCAGGAAAAAATCGAGTCGCGCCCGCAATTCCTGCACCGCTTTGCCAATTTGCACGGAAACGCGCTCATCGGCTTTCAACTGTCCGCTCATGACATGATTCAATAAATCTTCGTGAATCCACGCGAAATCACCCAGTGCAAACGCTCCCGCCATCCGCCCACTGCCTTTCAGGGTGTGAAAAGCACGGCGGATTTCCACCAAAGCTTCGCGATTGGTTCGCGCCTTGTCCCATTGCGGGTAAAGCGTTTCCAGATTCTCACTGATTTCGGTCACTTCTTCGCTGAAAATCTCGAAGATGTCTTCCCCCAACGCTTCCCGCAACGCTGACATGGCGGGGAGTGCGGGCGGCGGCGGTAACGTGACCGCTGTTTCAGCGTCTACGCGGGAACTAATGTCGGCTGGATCGGCATCCGTAAGCGTTGCAGTAAAGTCGATGGTGTGCGCTGTTGCGCTTTTTTTTTTGCCTCAACGTTCGCTTCCAGCGCGTCGAGATTCACATCATTCAACAGATTCAAATCGCTGGAATGATCCAACTCTCGCAGTTTGGCAAACCCAGTCGGTAACAACGACAAATAATCTTCCTGATGCAACCGTGCCGATACTGACGCTTCAAACAGGGTCAGAATGTCCGCAAACGTCGACAATTCATCCAAGGATGGCTGGCGCTGGTGTGCCAATAAATCTTCGCGCACGTAGCGCACCGCCGTATCCACCAGCGGTAACAATTCGCTCGTTCCCGCAATCGTCAATGCGCCACTGATGTTTTCTAATAAGGTCGCCACATCTTCCAAGCACACGAATGCCCAACCTTCTTTGTAGAACGCCACCATGCGGGTTTGCGCACGGCTCAATTCCGTCAGCGTTGAGCGCAACAGGCTGCGTTCATCCGAAGGGTCGGGAGTATCATTGTCTGGGCTGAAAATGGTTTCGGTTAAATCGTGTCCGGTTTCGGCGTATTCGCTGAGAACCTTTTCCAAACGGGCGTAGTGGGTACTAATCCCCAACATGGCTTCTAAATCTTGCGCCGTGCCGCTGGCTAAACGCTCTTTTAACGCTGTGGCTAACCCAGAAGTCAGGTTGCCTGCTTGCCCCAAGCCCAACATTGCCAAGGTGCTGGCAAGATTTTCGGTTTTATCCGCGAGTTTACCCAGCAATTCGGGTTGGCGTTCTTGGTCTTGCATCGCATCGAGAATGCTTTGCAAGTTACGCAATTCTTCGGTGACAGAAGCAGCCACCGCCCGCCACATATCACGCCCCGGTGTGGTGTAATAATGGCGCAATTCATCCAAGGTTTCGCCTTGTGGCAAATACAAATCCAAGTGATACGCCGCTTTGACTTTATCGGCAATCGCCGCGCCGGGTTCAGCTAACCCAATGTAGTACAAAAGGTTTTTAATGAATTCGTCCGAAAGCACGCGGTCATAACGGGCTTCACCCATCTCGGCAAACCGGCGAATTTCACGCTCCAAGCGTCCCACCAACATTTTGACGGCAGTACCCTGTTCCAAGCGCCCGTGTTCCAGCGCATCGGTCAAACCGGAGGCAATCCACCACAACGAACGCAAGCGCTGGCTGCGGTTGAGCTTAATCATATTGTCAGTGACTTTTCCCGCCGCCTGCAACATGCGTTCGGGTTGTTCCTGACGAAACCAGCCCAGCAAAGCTTTTTGTAAGAAAAAGCGTAATTTGGTGCTGACCTGCTGTAATTTTTCCAGCGGCAATGCCACGTATTCACTCGTGCCAATCACCGCATCACTGGCATGACCGTCTTCTGGCAGGAAAATCAAATGCTCAGACAGCAATTCCGCATCGCGGGAGGCGCGTAAATTATTCAGCGTTGGCAACACAATCACCGGCAAATCGGCATAGCCTTCCTGCAAATGTTTGAGGTATTCCGACAATTGCAGCAAACCTTCGGCAACCGCATCTTGCGCCGCACGCAGGTTTTCCACCCGATCTTGAATCAGAGCATCCAACAACAGCACGAGTTCACGGCTGAGCATGGAGACACCGCTGGCATCCAGTATTTCTAACACCCCATTCAAGTGGCGGCAAGTTTCACGGCTGGCACTTAATTCACTCTTGTCCGTCGTCTCGGTGTAACGCCCAAAGGACTGCCGTGCTTGCTCAATTGCCAGCTCCGTGTCTTTGATGATCCACCCAAGACGGCTTGCCAAACTTGATTTATCCGAAATCATATTGCACCTGTCATTATTGTTTTTCTTCGGCGAGATTGAAATCCGCGATAGCACCGCGCAAATCAGCCGCTGTCGCATTCAGATCCGTGACCAGATCCCTGGTTTCTTCACTGTAACGGGCGGTTTGCTGGGTGATTTCCTGAATCGCACTCATGGTATTCACCACTTGACCCGCCATATTCGCCTGTTTGCCTGCTGCCTCGGAGATATTACCGATCAAACGTGCCAGACCCACGGTAACATCTTCCACTTCATCGAGCGCAGCACCGGCTAATTCGGCATTCCGGGCGCCATCCACCACTTTTGCCGTGGTTTCTTCCATCGACGCCATTACTTCGCTGGTATCGGCTTGCATGGTACGAATCAGCACATCAATCTTGCGGGAAGCCTCCCCCGCTTGTTGCGCCAATTGCTGCATTTCATCCGCCAAGCGCCGAAAACCCGCATTGCCTTGGGCGCTGCCGCTCATCGCTTGGCTGGAGCTGGTTTGAATCGACGCATTCAGTGCCAGAATATTCGTCTGTTCCGCAATGTCATTCATCAGGCGTACAATATCGCCCACTTCCTGCGAACTTTCCCCCAAGCGTTTCAGGCGTTTGGAAGTCGCTTGAATTTTTTCGCGAATCGCACCCATGTCCGCAATCGTGGCACGCACGGTATGCGCCCCCGCTTGCGAAATATCCAAGGATTTGCGGGCAACGTCGGTGGAACTCGATGCGTTGCGCGACACTTTTTGAATGGATTTCGTCATGGTCGCAATGGCGGCGGTAACAACCCCAATTTCCTGCGCTTGGCGAGCCGTTGCCCCGGCTAAACTGTTGATGCGCGTATCGGCATCCTGCGCAAAGCCCGTCAGACGGTGCGAGGTCATATCCACCCGCAATACCAAGGTTTGCAAGGCATCCACCGCGTAATTGACCGCATCGGCAATCGCCCCCGTCACGTCTTCCGTCACCGTCGCCCGCATGGTCAAATCACCATCCGCCAGTGAACTCATTTCATCCAGCAACCGCAATACCGCTTGTTGTTGCTGGCGGGCTTCACCCGCTGACTGCGTATGCATTTGGCGTTTCAAGTGCAGTAATAACACCCCCATCACCAATAACAGCAGCAGCAATACCGCAATAATAATCTGGTAAGCCAGCAGATTCATTAGCGCATCTCCCCACTTTCCAGTGCGGCCACCAATTTGAATGCCTCCAGCACCGCGACGGGCTGATCATCCAATAGCAACCATTGGCGCGTAAAGCGTAGCCAATCAGCCGCTAACGCTGGCGGCGCAGCACACACCGGGGTATCCGACCAAATATGCCGCACACCTTCAAAATTACCCGCTTGTAAGCCGAACCACTCTTGCGAACCCCGCACCACAAACGCCCGCCCTAAGGTGGTCGTGCGCTCTTTTCCCAGCAATAAACCCGCCACATCCACCAGCGTCACCAGTTGAGCGCGGCAATAAATCACCCCATTAACCCACGCAGGCACGCCCCGCACGCCCGCAACACTGGCTGGAGTCACCACCTCTTCGACTTGATCACAAGGAATCAGGCACAACAAATCGCCGACGTGCACCTGAAAGCCCGACCATTCCTGCAATTCTTGCGCGTGATGTTGGCGTGAACGGCGTTTTTTTTCGCGCAACAAAGCCAAGCCCGCCAGTAATTCGTAAGGATTAGCCATGTTTGCCAGCCTGAGTTGCAAACTGCGCAATGGTTTCCAACAAGACTTTGGGTTCGACCGGCTTGACCAAGTAAGCTTTCGCCCCTTGCCGCAATGCCCATACCCGATCGGTTTCGGTGGATTTGGAACTGCATACCACGATGGGAATGTGCGCCGTTTCAGGGGAACGGGTTAATTCGCGCGTGGCCTGAAACCCATTCAGCAAGGGCATCACCACATCCATCAGGATCACATCCGGCTGACGGGCTTTGGCAACATCAATGCCTTCCTGACCGTTGCAGGCAACGCTTACCTGATAGCCCTTCTTTTCCAGCAATGCGGTAAAAATACGGGATTCAGTCAACGAATCGTCGATGATCAGTACATGCAGCCCAGACATAACATCCCCCTTACTCGTCAATCAGATCAATAAAGGGAAGCTGGTGCGTTTCTGGTTCCGACTCTGCCAATGGCTTAGGCGCTTCGGGTAACTTGACGTGCGTGTAAATAGCCGCCAGCAAATCGTCTTTGGTAAACGGTTTGGTTAAATACTTATCAGAACCCGCTAAACGCCCCCGCGCCATGTCAAAAATGCTGTCTTTGCTCGATAACAGGATAACCGGCGTGTCACGGTACTGGCGGTTTGCTTTGATGAGAGCGCAAGTTTGATAACCATCCAAGCGTGGCATCATAATGTCTACGAAAATAACATCCGGTTTAAAGGAGGCTATTTTTGATAAGGACTCAAAACCATCACCGGCAGTCACCACCCAGCAGCCTTGCTCAGTGAGTAACACTTCAGCCGTGCGCAAAATGGTTTTGCTGTCATCCACGACGACAACTTTCAGGCCGGTCAGGTCGCGTTCAGGCGCATTATTTAGGGTATCAGGCATATTCACACTTTAACCTAGTTCGTTGTTTTTGTAATTATTACAGACTAACCGACCTACTGAGCAAGCGTGCGCTTACCGAAGGACTTTATGCTCAACAGTTTACCCAACGCAGCGCCCGAATACCCAAGCATTTCAGACAAACTGTCATGCCGCTAAGGAATAATAATCGCCAGCCACCAAGGTAACATGGGTAATTTCCGGCGAACAATTCCGGCGAATCGGCAAGCCGGTAGAGCCAATCCCGCGACTGGTATAAACCCACGACTCATTCACCCGATACAGCCCCTGCACGTATTTACGCCCCAAGTACGGGCGGATAAACGGCTTACCCGGTTTGAGTTGCACTTGTCCGCCGTGCGTATGCCCGGATAATTGCAACGAGATACGGGTATCATCCGCGTACCAATCCAGCATATCCGGCTCATGAGCCAGCAATACCACCGGCTTGTTACCGCGTAATTTATCCAATGTCGCCTTAATGTCAGGTTTACCGAGCCAACCATCGTCAATGCCCGCCAAATGAAACACGCCACCACTGTGCTGAATATCCAAGCCTTCATTGCGCAACACCGGAATTCCGTGCTTGGCGAAGGTGGCTTCAATCAATACCGGGTCAGTTTTAATGTCGTGGTTGCCCATGACCGCAAACACGCCGTAACGCGCATTCAGCCGCGCCAACACGGGCACAAGATCGAGAATGTCTTCGCCGTCATGCCACACGTAATCGCCGGTTAATACGACCAAATCCGGGTTGAGGGCGTTGGTTTTTTCCACCGCCCGCTCAATGTGTTCGACCTGTGTGTACGGGCGCAAATGCATGTCGGTGAGCTGCACAATGGTGAAACCCTCCAACGCTGGCGGCAAGTTTTTCACCGGAATTTCCACAAATTCTTCCACCAGCCAACGAATTTCATTGGTGCGTTCCGCGTGGCGATCATCGTGGAAATAACTCAGCCGCCCAATGCGGTTAAGTACCCGCTGGGGAGCCATTGCCGCTGCTTTCAACATGCTAGTAGCCTCTGGTTACATGCCGAAACGGAACACATCCGTTTCAGTCACACCGGATTCGCGCACACTTTTCAGTGCCGTTGCATAAGCGCAGAGGATCCCCCCGGCATACACAATACGCTCACGGAAATAAGTATCCGCTTCCGGTTGGTTTTGTGTCGGATCCGCATTGAGGACAGACTCCACATTGCGCACAATCAATTGTTCGGGGATGTAGCAAACACGGTTATTTTTGTAACTGCTCATCCGCAACTCTGCCACGGGGTAAGCGCCACCATCGGAGGAGGAAACCGCCACAATCAAAGCCGGTTTGTGCGCGAGTTCGCCCGCGCCCCACAGCAAAAAGAAATTCTTTAGCCCCGCCGGTACTTGCCCGTGCCATTCCGGGGCAATGATGACAAACCCATCACTGGCTGCCAGTTTTTCCGATAAAGGGTTGAGTAATGCCTGCCAGTTAGCATCGCCGTTCCAAATGCCTTCATCCCACAGCGGCAACGGGTTGCCTGCCAAGGAAAACACTTCCGTCGCGGTTGCTTGCTTATTATCCAGCAACGCTTGCGCGATGTGATGCGCTACTTTGTCGCTTTGCGAATGGTTGCGATGGCTACCGCTAATAATCATAATTTTCATACTACGCCTTCTCCCAGTAAAAAGCCGGGATATACCCGGCTTTTTCGTGACTGTCTAATAACCTTCGGAAATCAGATGTACAAGCAAATGTCGGCATCACCCGCGAAATCGAAGAACATCGCCGCACCTGCGTATTCCACATCGCCAATGAACTCCTTGGTATCCATCTCGAACAGGTCAACCGTCATTTGGCACGCGATGAATTTGACATCAGCTTCCTGACACAGTTCACGCAATTCCGCCAAATCCGCCACGCCTTTGTCCGCCATTTTCTTTTTCATCATGGAGGTCATCACGGCCTGCATACCCGGCAACGCCTGCATCAGGACTGGCACTGGGAATGGCATTGGCATACCCGGATTACCCAATGGGCTAACTTGCAGGTTCAGGTTTTTCTTCAACAATTGCAGGCCGTAGAATGTGAAGAAAATCTGTACGTCATAACCGAGTGCAGCCGCAGTGGATGCTAAAATGAACGGAGGGTAGCCCCAATCCAATGTACCTTTCGTTGCGATGATCGCCAGCTTTTTGCTCATGCTTGATGTCTCATGATAAATTGTAACTCACAGGTCAATAAGACCCACCTCTCTCAAATACCCTTCTGACTATAACAGAATTCTCTTATTTAGGCAGCGTTTGGTAACACAACTTTCATACCTGACTGATACCACGCGATAATTCCACCGCGTAAGTTCACCGCTTCGATGTCGGTATTCTGTGCTAAAAACATACAGGCTTGAGCCGAACGTGCACCGCTACGGCAATAAAACACGAGCGTTTCATCCTTGGGGAGGTCATTCATACGCAATGGCAGGGTGTGCAAGGGCATGAATTCTGAGCCTTCGATAATGCCCTGCGCCACTTCCGAGGCGGAACGCACATCAATTAAGCGGACTTTTTCACCGGAATCCAACATTTTTTGCAAACCAGCGGCGTCAACTTCACGAATTCCAAACATAAACAACCCTACATTCAAAGAAATATTAAAACTTAATGATATTCTAATGGAGATGGGGGCGCTGTCAAGTTATGCGCCGCAGAATTCAGCGATTACGGGTCAAAACACCAGATCAACCTTCACCGCTTTCAAAAACACCTGTTCGCGTTCCAAATCCGCCAGCAATAACGGCTTTTTCGCGCGGATGTCATCCGCAAAACGCAACTCAACCCGATTATTACCCACGCGAAGCCGTTCAATATGCGGCGCCACTTCTTTATGCGAACGGTGCAATAACACCGCCAAGCGCAGCAATACACACAGATACAAGGCATTCTGATAGTCTTTCGCATCCAACAAGCCAAACAATTTGCTGGAAAATTTTTGGCGGTGGGTGCGCACTAACACACTCAACCAGCGCTGCTCTTCGTTGGAAAATCCCGGTAAATCGGCATGTTCCAGCAAATAGCCACCGTGTTTGTGGTAGCTAGAATGCGACACTGCCAGCCCCAATTCGTGCAAATCCGCTGCCCAACCCAACAATTCCGCCAAATGGCTTGGCAATTTCCAATCATCGCGGCAACGGTTGAACAATTTAAGCGCGGTCAAATGCACTGCCGCCGCATAGCCCTGATCAACTTGAAAACGCTGCTGCCAAGCCCGCACCGTCTTATCACGAATATCATCGTGCTGGTAACGTTCCAGCCGGTCGTACACCAAGCCTTCGCGCAAAGCCCCATCAGACACCAACATTCGGTCGATTTTCAGTGCCTCAAATACCGCAATCAGCACCGCCAAACCACCGGCAAACACCGGCTTGCGCTCCTCACTCAACCCCGGCAATTTCAGTTTGTCGATATGCCCCGCCTCGATCATCATGTCACGCACGCGGTACATGTGCTCCAAGGTAATGCCGTAAGGCGCAAGCCCGATTTGCTGAATCACCTTTTTCACCGCACGAATGGTGCCAGATGCGCCGGTTGCCGATTCCCAACCAATCGCCCGGTAAGCGGCTTTGATCGGGCGTAACTCCAGCAAGGCTGCCGTAATCGCTTTATCCCAACACGCTTTCACCAGCTTGCCATCGGGGAAGAATGCCAAGGTGCTGCTGACACAGCCCATGCGCAAACTTTCCAAATGCAGCGGCTCGAAACCCTGACCAATGATCAGCTCGGTGCTGCCACCGCCAATATCCATCACAAAACGCTTGCCTTGCTGATCTTTAGCGAGGGAATGTGA
The DNA window shown above is from Candidatus Thiothrix sulfatifontis and carries:
- a CDS encoding rhodanese-like domain-containing protein, coding for MFGIREVDAAGLQKMLDSGEKVRLIDVRSASEVAQGIIEGSEFMPLHTLPLRMNDLPKDETLVFYCRSGARSAQACMFLAQNTDIEAVNLRGGIIAWYQSGMKVVLPNAA
- a CDS encoding Hpt domain-containing protein; the encoded protein is MSALREALGEDIFEIFSEEVTEISENLETLYPQWDKARTNREALVEIRRAFHTLKGSGRMAGAFALGDFAWIHEDLLNHVMSGQLKADERVSVQIGKAVQELRARLDFFLNASQKDARVERIIAEAETVLLPPEAAPLETWDFSAAEPIVKPAPLPELLPEPLPELLPEPVLDFISDIEPESVPAPEPESVLDFISDIEPESVPTPASEPVFDFVTTLEPAPESAPEVDDAAEADAESRMIWQLFWEEVPEQLQALDRNLENLRESPEERDIIRELEREFHTLKGGARMAQLASLADVSHDAETLLSHLHGVGRVSDADIEHLQVAVDRLHTLTEALNQPNAPVNTSPISMIPATPVVAEPPNLAAVAPLVAPMPAPIADAWVRQRAAQAESGSLLERLLQEQADSLPDISVLDSTSRPTPAPDATPSSSANVSNPHETIRLPALFVDNLIDRVVELNVQQVHMSEHLSSMGMDVDELVRTVARLRQQIRTLEVESEARIHDGRSKRLQASKTSTNAAGFDPLEMDQYAEVQRISRSLAESLNDLVNLEVDLAAQVRKGEQLLQADMRTTRKLQRDLLDTRLVAVTMLVPRLRRLTRQVASELGKQVALEVQGEDCELDRNLLQNMTAPLEHLIRNAISHGLETPEEREQAGKAPTGNITLTISRDDNEIVIRFRDDGRGLNRERLRQRAIEMGLVGKGLELPEAELDRLILRPGFSTAETISQISGRGIGMDVVHSELKALGGSLQISSTPGEGTTFAMHLPFTLVVNPVLLVEVQTQVYALPITGVQGLARLSGQQLHAALQADADKLMFAGEAYALHHLAEVLGGQRVEPVFAADERFPVVFIQWQGRALAWIIDHIRGRREVVLQPLGTLFKSCRLYSAATVAPDGSVYLVPDMAELARLAETASALPPVLAIEEMPAPAEPSGPPRVLVVDDSITVRRVTEKFLNSREYTVLTAKDGMEALERIAEFQPNAVLLDIEMPRMDGFELLGHLRRDPQWARLPVIMISSRTAQKHREHAGSLGATGFLGKPYQNDVLLDALQEVLASGHDANNTHEWENQPA
- the ppx gene encoding exopolyphosphatase, whose translation is MTNGQMPYKLATIDLGSNSFHMIVVQIDAFGQVTILDRLREPVRLGGGLDAKGNLSLEAQQRAVDCLRRFGERIRDFPSENVAAVGTNTLRLTKNSREFLHRAEAALGHPIAVISGREEARLIYLGVSHSLAKDQQGKRFVMDIGGGSTELIIGQGFEPLHLESLRMGCVSSTLAFFPDGKLVKACWDKAITAALLELRPIKAAYRAIGWESATGASGTIRAVKKVIQQIGLAPYGITLEHMYRVRDMMIEAGHIDKLKLPGLSEERKPVFAGGLAVLIAVFEALKIDRMLVSDGALREGLVYDRLERYQHDDIRDKTVRAWQQRFQVDQGYAAAVHLTALKLFNRCRDDWKLPSHLAELLGWAADLHELGLAVSHSSYHKHGGYLLEHADLPGFSNEEQRWLSVLVRTHRQKFSSKLFGLLDAKDYQNALYLCVLLRLAVLLHRSHKEVAPHIERLRVGNNRVELRFADDIRAKKPLLLADLEREQVFLKAVKVDLVF
- a CDS encoding metallophosphoesterase; amino-acid sequence: MLKAAAMAPQRVLNRIGRLSYFHDDRHAERTNEIRWLVEEFVEIPVKNLPPALEGFTIVQLTDMHLRPYTQVEHIERAVEKTNALNPDLVVLTGDYVWHDGEDILDLVPVLARLNARYGVFAVMGNHDIKTDPVLIEATFAKHGIPVLRNEGLDIQHSGGVFHLAGIDDGWLGKPDIKATLDKLRGNKPVVLLAHEPDMLDWYADDTRISLQLSGHTHGGQVQLKPGKPFIRPYLGRKYVQGLYRVNESWVYTSRGIGSTGLPIRRNCSPEITHVTLVAGDYYSLAA
- a CDS encoding DsrE/DsrF/DrsH-like family protein, whose amino-acid sequence is MSKKLAIIATKGTLDWGYPPFILASTAAALGYDVQIFFTFYGLQLLKKNLNLQVSPLGNPGMPMPFPVPVLMQALPGMQAVMTSMMKKKMADKGVADLAELRELCQEADVKFIACQMTVDLFEMDTKEFIGDVEYAGAAMFFDFAGDADICLYI
- a CDS encoding response regulator — encoded protein: MSGLHVLIIDDSLTESRIFTALLEKKGYQVSVACNGQEGIDVAKARQPDVILMDVVMPLLNGFQATRELTRSPETAHIPIVVCSSKSTETDRVWALRQGAKAYLVKPVEPKVLLETIAQFATQAGKHG
- a CDS encoding chemotaxis protein CheW; protein product: MANPYELLAGLALLREKKRRSRQHHAQELQEWSGFQVHVGDLLCLIPCDQVEEVVTPASVAGVRGVPAWVNGVIYCRAQLVTLVDVAGLLLGKERTTTLGRAFVVRGSQEWFGLQAGNFEGVRHIWSDTPVCAAPPALAADWLRFTRQWLLLDDQPVAVLEAFKLVAALESGEMR
- a CDS encoding response regulator, which translates into the protein MPDTLNNAPERDLTGLKVVVVDDSKTILRTAEVLLTEQGCWVVTAGDGFESLSKIASFKPDVIFVDIMMPRLDGYQTCALIKANRQYRDTPVILLSSKDSIFDMARGRLAGSDKYLTKPFTKDDLLAAIYTHVKLPEAPKPLAESEPETHQLPFIDLIDE
- a CDS encoding NAD(P)H-dependent oxidoreductase, with the protein product MKIMIISGSHRNHSQSDKVAHHIAQALLDNKQATATEVFSLAGNPLPLWDEGIWNGDANWQALLNPLSEKLAASDGFVIIAPEWHGQVPAGLKNFFLLWGAGELAHKPALIVAVSSSDGGAYPVAELRMSSYKNNRVCYIPEQLIVRNVESVLNADPTQNQPEADTYFRERIVYAGGILCAYATALKSVRESGVTETDVFRFGM
- a CDS encoding methyl-accepting chemotaxis protein, with protein sequence MNLLAYQIIIAVLLLLLLVMGVLLLHLKRQMHTQSAGEARQQQQAVLRLLDEMSSLADGDLTMRATVTEDVTGAIADAVNYAVDALQTLVLRVDMTSHRLTGFAQDADTRINSLAGATARQAQEIGVVTAAIATMTKSIQKVSRNASSSTDVARKSLDISQAGAHTVRATIADMGAIREKIQATSKRLKRLGESSQEVGDIVRLMNDIAEQTNILALNASIQTSSSQAMSGSAQGNAGFRRLADEMQQLAQQAGEASRKIDVLIRTMQADTSEVMASMEETTAKVVDGARNAELAGAALDEVEDVTVGLARLIGNISEAAGKQANMAGQVVNTMSAIQEITQQTARYSEETRDLVTDLNATAADLRGAIADFNLAEEKQ